TGAGCAGCGGCAGGACGGGCGGAACTTCCTTACGGTTTTTCTTGCTTTATGTATGCCCGGATGAATTTTTCCGAGGGGGAGTAGAGCTTTTGGGGCAGGGCATCCAGCGAAAACCATTCCCAGGCGTCCTGCTTGTCCGGCTCCATCACCCTGGCCTCTCCCGCGTGAGCCCTGGCGATTACCTGGAGGGTTACAAAATGTTTATGGGGCTGGATATCATCGGCCGCGCTGAAGACCTGAAGGTCCCAAATCGTAAGGCCGGTTTCCTCCCGGACCTCCCGGGCCGCCCCTTCAAAGATCGTTTCGTGGTATTCCTGCTTGCCCCCCGGCAGGCACCAGCTGCCCGGCTCGTAAATGCCGCCGGTGTCGGGCCCGTTTACAACGCGATGCCCCAAAAGGATCTTGTTTTCTTTTAGGATCATTACCCCAATGCCCACTTTTATAAAAGGCTCCACAAAATCACCCCAAACTTTGATCAGATGTGCCTACCACAGAAAAACAGG
This window of the Oscillospiraceae bacterium genome carries:
- a CDS encoding NUDIX domain-containing protein, translating into MILKENKILLGHRVVNGPDTGGIYEPGSWCLPGGKQEYHETIFEGAAREVREETGLTIWDLQVFSAADDIQPHKHFVTLQVIARAHAGEARVMEPDKQDAWEWFSLDALPQKLYSPSEKFIRAYIKQEKP